A genomic window from Xyrauchen texanus isolate HMW12.3.18 chromosome 15, RBS_HiC_50CHRs, whole genome shotgun sequence includes:
- the efna1b gene encoding LOW QUALITY PROTEIN: ephrin-A1b (The sequence of the model RefSeq protein was modified relative to this genomic sequence to represent the inferred CDS: inserted 2 bases in 1 codon), translating into MDFLWLMCLTVSISAWYASAERHSVYWNSSNSNFLWDDYTVEVHINDYLDIICPHYSHGKVPSQEAERYMLYMVELEDYEACKPQSFDQLRWECSRPFAPHAPEKFSEKFQXFTPFTLGKEFRQGESYYYISSPLHHHGQECLRLKVDVVGPHGSKNKKTKEKEEDIEGKMAAGGVHNPSNRLPADDPIAIIPVVQRSVGSSGVHVSPVSSFVTLISVFILRLLH; encoded by the exons ATGGATTTTCTGTGGCTGATGTGTTTAACGGTGAGCATCAGCGCCTGGTACGCATCCGCAGAGCGACACAGCGTGTACTGGAACAGCTCAAACTCCAA TTTTCTATGGGATGACTACACTGTGGAGGTCCACATTAATGACTACCTAGACATCATATGCCCTCACTACTCGCATGGGAAGGTCCCATCCCAGGAGGCAGAGCGGTACATGCTCTACATGGTGGAGCTGGAGGATTACGAAGCCTGTAAGCCACAGTCCTTTGACCAGCTACGCTGGGAGTGCTCCAGACCCTTCGCTCCTCATGCCCCAGAGAAGTTTTCAGAGAAGTTCCA CTTCACTCCCTTTACTTTGGGCAAGGAGTTCCGCCAGGGGGAAAGTTACTACTATATTT CCAGTCCTCTTCACCATCACGGGCAGGAGTGTTTGAGACTGAAGGTGGATGTAGTTGGACCTCATG gTTCCAAGAACAAGAAGACGAAGGAGAAGGAAGAGGATATTGAAGGAAAGATGGCTGCAGGAGGCGTTCACAACCCATCCAACAGGCTTCCAGCAG ATGACCCTATTGCAATAATCCCAGTTGTGCAAAGGAGTGTGGGCAGTTCAGGTGTTCATGTGTCTCCAGTCTCCAGCTTTGTCACGTTGATCTCTGTATTCATCCTTCGGCTCCTCCACTGA